Genomic DNA from Parvivirga hydrogeniphila:
CGCTGTCGTCGTGGCGGAGAAGGTGCTCGACCCGCGCATGCCGATCGAGCCGGTCCTCATCGCCCATCGCGCGAAGTTCGACCGACAGGTGAGCCGGGTCGCCCTAGCGAACTCGATCACGCTGACGCCCGGCACCCTGACAGTGGACGTCGACGGTGACCAGTTCCTCGTGCATTGCCTCGCTGAGGAGTTCGCGGAGGACATCGTCAACGGGACGTTCGAGCGCCGCATCCGGCGCGTGTTCGAGGAGCGCTGACATGGACACCTTCCTGTGGGGCGCAGCGGTGTTCCTGTTGGCTGTGGCTTCGGTGTGCCTCTATCGAGCGTATACAGGGCCGACTGTGCTGGACCGCGTGCTGGCGGTGAACGTCATAGGCACCAAGACGATGGTTCTCCTGGTGATGCTCTCCTTCGTCTTCGGCAGGCCGCTGTACATCGACGTCGCACTCGTGTATGCGCTCTTGAACTTCGTGACCACTGTCGTCGCCACGCGGTACTTCGAGACGGGCGCGTTGAAGGGTGAGTGGCAGTGAGCATCGTCGACGCTGTGCGCTACGCCGTCTCGGTCGTGCTGATCTCGATTGGGGCGTTCTTCTTCTTCGTCGGCACGCTTGGTCTGCTGCGCTTCCCGGACTTCTACTCCAGGACGCACGGGGCGACCAAGTGCGACACGGTCGGGGCCGGCTCGATCCTCATCGGCCTGGCGTTGCTGCGTGGCCTTGCACCGGACGCCCTGAAGATCCTGGCCATCGCGGCGCTCGTCCTTCTCACCAGTCCGACTGCCGGGCATGCCCTCGCGCGGGCCGCGTACCGTACGGGCCTCAGGCCGTGGACGCGCCGCATCGATGGGGGTGAGCGTACGTGAGCGTGGAGATGAGCCGGCTGTTCGACCTCGGGCTGATGGTGCTGCTCGTGCTGTGCGCGCTCGCTGTCGTGCGGACGAAAGACCTGCTCGCCGCGGCGATCATCTTCTCGGCATACAGCCTCGTGATGTGTCTGGTCTGGGACCATCGCGGCGCGCCCGACGTGGCGATGACGGAGGCCGCGGTCGGCGCTGGCGTCACCACCGTCTTGTTCCTCTCGGCCGTCAGCAAGACGGTACGGAGAGAGAAGTGAAAAAGGCGCTGATCATAGCGTTGCTCGTGGTGGCGGCCATGCCCCTCCTTGCGGCGATGGCCCAGATGCCGCAGTTCGGTAGCGCACGGCAGCCCGCGTACACGCATGTCGCACGCCGATACCTGGAGCGGGGCGCCGAGGAAGCAGGCGCTGACAACATCGTCACGGGGGTGATCCTCAACTATCGCGGCTTCGACACGAACGGCGAGGTGACGGTGATCTTCACGGCGTGTGCGGCGGTGTGCGCGGTGCTCGCGTCGCAGCGGTCGAGCAAAGAGAAGGGAGCGAGCGGCGCTACGGTCCCGCTCAGTCCAGTCGTCGCGTACGTCGTACGGCTTCTGGCGCCGTTCATCGCACTGTTCGCTTTCTACGTGGTGCTGTTCGGAGAGAGCTCGCCTGGCGGCGGCTTCCAAGGAGGGACGATCTTTGCAGCGCTCGTCATCATCCTGTCCGTGGTGACGGGCCGCGAGGTTGCGGAGCGCATGCTTCCTGGCAGCGTGCGTCCGTGGCTCCAGATCGCAGGCCCCCTTTCGTTCATCGTCGTCGGCACGCTCGGTGCGATCCTGACAGGCGGGTACCTCGGCTTTCCGCAGACCTCCAAGAGCCTCACCACGGCCATGCTGATGGTCATCGAGTTCGGCATCGGTGTCGGTGGCGCGACCGTGTTCGCGACCATCTTCTGGCGGCTGGGTGATGAGCTGTGATCGCAACGCTGTGGGCGAACTTCGATTACGCCGTTTCGGTGCTGCTGTTCTTGATCGGGCTGTACTGCGTGATCGCCAAGAACAACCTGATCAAGAAGTTCATGGGCCTCAACATCATGGAGACCTCGGTATTCGCGTTCATCGTGGCGCTCGGCGTCGTCCGAGGCGGCAGCGCGCCCATCATGGGACCCGACGCGCGCCCGCCGTTCGTCAACCCGATCCCACAGGCGCTCATCCTCACAGGCATCGTGGTCGCTGTCAGCACGACCGCGCTTGCACTCGGCCTGATCGTGCGGGTCTGGCGGCAGTGCGGGACGATCGAGGCGAACGAACTGAGGGAGCTGGAGTAGATGTGGTGGCAGTGGCCGCACTGGCTCCCGCTCGCGGTCCTCGCACCGCTTGGGTTCGGCGTGACGACGCCTGCTGTCTCCAATGGTGATGTCCGGAAAGCGTGGAGATGGGCCGTCGCCGCGTCCGTGCTCACGACGTGTGTGACGCTCGCGCTCGTCGTGCGTGTTGCGCACGAAGGACCGTTCTCGTACGCGTTCAGTGGCTGGCAGCCGCCGTATGGCATCGAATTCCGGTTCGACGAAGTGGGCGCGTTCGCATTCGTCGTCGCGTTCCTCGGGATGCTCGCGGTCGTCTTCTCAGGACGCTATGCGGAGCATGCGCTGGATCCGTGCCGCGTTCCGTACTACTACGCCCTGTTGCTGCTGGACATCGCTGGCCTCATCGGATTCTCGGTGACCGGCGACATGTTCAACATGTACGTGTTCATGGAGATCATTTCGCTTTCTTCGTATGCGCTCGTGGCGGTGAGCGGTGAACGCATCGCTGAGATGGCGGCGTTCAAGTACCTCGTGCTCGGGGCGGTGTCGTCCCTGCTCGTTCTCTTCGGCATCGGGATGATCTACGGGATCACGGGCACACTCAACCTCGCCGACGCGGCTCGACTGCTTGGCTCCGTCGTGGCGCTGACGCCGGTCGCCGTGGCGATCGCTCTTATCGTCGCTGGGTTCATGGTGAAATCAGCGCTGTTCCCTCTCCATGTGTGGCTGCCCGACGCCCATGCGATTGCGCCGAGCCCGGTGAGCGCGATCCTGTCGGGTCTGGTCGTGAAGGTTGGGCTGCTCGGCACCTTCCGGTTCTACCAGGTCGTCTACCGGTCCGGCGCTGTCGACCTCGGGTCTTTGAACCAGCTGCTCGTGTGGCTCGGGGCCATCTCCATCGTCATGGGCGCGTTCTTCGCGATATTCCAAGACGACATCAAGATGATGCTCGCGTACTCGACCATCTCGAACGTCGGGTACATCGTCATGGGGATAGGGCTCGCGTCCCAGTACGCCGTGATCGGTGCGGCAGTCCACATCTTCAATCACGCCATCATCAAGTCTGCGCTGTTCTTGGCGGCCGGGGCGATCATCCACCAGACGGGGTACCGGCGTCTGAGCGATTTGCGGGGCGTCGGTCGCGGCATGCCGCTGACGGCGGCCGCGCTCTCGGTGGGCGCTGTCTCCATCGTCGGCATCCCGCCGACCGCGGGGTTCCTCTGCAAGTGGTACATCGCGCTCGGGGCGTTCGAGGCGGGCCGTCCGGCGTTCGGGTTCGCGCTCATCTTTGGCGCGCTTTTCATCTTCGTCTACTACATCCGGATGCTGAACGCGTTCTACTTCCAAGAGCCGGTGCACGCCGACGTCGTGCATGCAGGCGATCCGCCGTTTTCCATGCTGGTGCCGACCTGGATCCTCGCGGGGCTCTGTCTCGCGATGGGTCTTGCAGGCAAGGTGCCGCTCACGTTCATCGCACCGGCAGTCGGCCGACTGCTCGGTTCGGCGGGAGGGTGACATGGAGACCGTCGACGTCAGGGTCGTGCTGGCCCCGGCCATCTCATTCACGTGCGCGGGTCTAGTGTTCCTGATGGGTCGCAGCGTGTTCTGGCGGCGGTTCTGGAGCCTAGGCGCAGCGACGCTCAAGCTCGCGGTGGTCATGTCGATGCTGCCTGGGGCCCTTGCGGGCAAGACCTTCGTGTGGGATCTCATCGAGTTCACGCCAGGCATCGGCATAGCGTTCAGGGCAGACGCGCTCGGCATGTTCTTCGCGACGGTCTCTTCAGCGCTGTGGCTCGTCACCACCGTGTACGCCATCGGGTACATGGAGCCGGAGCAGGCCAAGGTGCGGTTCTTCGGCTTTTTCGCCTTGTGCGTGTCGACCACGGTCGGTGTGGCGTTCGCGGAGAACCTGCTCACGCTGTTCGTCTTCTACGAAACGCTCACCATCTGCACATATCCGCTCGTCATCCACGAGGAGACGCCGGAGGCGTTGCGTGCCGGCAGGAAATACCTTGCGTACACCTTGAGCGGTGGAGCCTGCATCCTTCTCGGCTCTGCCCTGACGTACCAGGTGGCGGGCACGCTCACGCTCTCTCGATCCGGCATACTGCCGGCCTCTGCAGACCCGCGCACTCTTGCCGTCCTGTTCGCGACGCTCATCGTTGGCTTCGGCGTGAAAGCGGCGATCATGCCGCTGCACGGTTGGCTGCCGACCGCCATGGTGGCTCCGACGCCGGTGAGCGCGCTCTTGCACGCAGTCGCGGTGGTCAAGGTGGGCGCGTTCGGTATCCTGCGCGTTGTCTACAACGTCTTCGGGATCGAGCTTCTGCGCTCGCTCGGGTTCACGGTGCCGCTCGCGTATCTGGCGGCGTTCACCATCGTCGTCGCCTCCGTTGTCGCGCTGTTCCAGGACAACCTCAAGCGCCGGTTGGCGTACTCGACGGTGAGCCAGCTCTCCTACATCGTCTTGGGGGCCTCGCTGCTGGCTCCGTCGGCGGCGTGCGCAGCGGTGGCGCACATCGCCAACCAGGCGTTCGCAAAGATCACGATGTTCTTCGTGGCCGGCGCGATCCAGCGCACCACGGGCAAGACGCAGGTCCACGAGCTCGCCGGGATCGGGCACGAGATGCCGCTGACGATGGCCGCCTTCACGGCCGCATCGCTGTCGTTCATCGGCGTGCCGCTGTTCGCGGGCTTCATCACGAAGTGGTACCTCTCGCTTGGGGCGCTCGAGTCAGGTATGTGGTGGTTCGCGATCGTGATGCTGGCGAGCTCGCTTCTCAACGCTGCGTACTGGCTGCCCATCGTCTACCTGGCTTTCTTCAAAGGATCGCCCGAGCGCAGGCCTGAGGTCCGTGAGGCGAGGCCGCTGCTTCTTGTGCCGACGCTCGTGTGCGCGGTGTGGGTGATCGTCCTCGGTACGACGAGCGACGTTCCCGGCATGCCGTTCGCGCTCGCACGGGCGGCCGTTGAGTTCGTGTTCAAG
This window encodes:
- a CDS encoding Na+/H+ antiporter subunit E; the encoded protein is MKTGQCAALLAVFWFILVGRQNVVSDIVGLLAAVLIASWASSRLWAQDEPPVLGPVQWLRFVGYVLRLVRDIVAAAVVVAEKVLDPRMPIEPVLIAHRAKFDRQVSRVALANSITLTPGTLTVDVDGDQFLVHCLAEEFAEDIVNGTFERRIRRVFEER
- a CDS encoding monovalent cation/H+ antiporter complex subunit F, which encodes MDTFLWGAAVFLLAVASVCLYRAYTGPTVLDRVLAVNVIGTKTMVLLVMLSFVFGRPLYIDVALVYALLNFVTTVVATRYFETGALKGEWQ
- the mnhG gene encoding monovalent cation/H(+) antiporter subunit G — protein: MSIVDAVRYAVSVVLISIGAFFFFVGTLGLLRFPDFYSRTHGATKCDTVGAGSILIGLALLRGLAPDALKILAIAALVLLTSPTAGHALARAAYRTGLRPWTRRIDGGERT
- a CDS encoding Na(+)/H(+) antiporter subunit B codes for the protein MSVEMSRLFDLGLMVLLVLCALAVVRTKDLLAAAIIFSAYSLVMCLVWDHRGAPDVAMTEAAVGAGVTTVLFLSAVSKTVRREK
- the mbhE gene encoding hydrogen gas-evolving membrane-bound hydrogenase subunit E; this encodes MKKALIIALLVVAAMPLLAAMAQMPQFGSARQPAYTHVARRYLERGAEEAGADNIVTGVILNYRGFDTNGEVTVIFTACAAVCAVLASQRSSKEKGASGATVPLSPVVAYVVRLLAPFIALFAFYVVLFGESSPGGGFQGGTIFAALVIILSVVTGREVAERMLPGSVRPWLQIAGPLSFIVVGTLGAILTGGYLGFPQTSKSLTTAMLMVIEFGIGVGGATVFATIFWRLGDEL
- a CDS encoding cation:proton antiporter subunit C; translation: MIATLWANFDYAVSVLLFLIGLYCVIAKNNLIKKFMGLNIMETSVFAFIVALGVVRGGSAPIMGPDARPPFVNPIPQALILTGIVVAVSTTALALGLIVRVWRQCGTIEANELRELE
- a CDS encoding complex I subunit 5 family protein, whose protein sequence is MWWQWPHWLPLAVLAPLGFGVTTPAVSNGDVRKAWRWAVAASVLTTCVTLALVVRVAHEGPFSYAFSGWQPPYGIEFRFDEVGAFAFVVAFLGMLAVVFSGRYAEHALDPCRVPYYYALLLLDIAGLIGFSVTGDMFNMYVFMEIISLSSYALVAVSGERIAEMAAFKYLVLGAVSSLLVLFGIGMIYGITGTLNLADAARLLGSVVALTPVAVAIALIVAGFMVKSALFPLHVWLPDAHAIAPSPVSAILSGLVVKVGLLGTFRFYQVVYRSGAVDLGSLNQLLVWLGAISIVMGAFFAIFQDDIKMMLAYSTISNVGYIVMGIGLASQYAVIGAAVHIFNHAIIKSALFLAAGAIIHQTGYRRLSDLRGVGRGMPLTAAALSVGAVSIVGIPPTAGFLCKWYIALGAFEAGRPAFGFALIFGALFIFVYYIRMLNAFYFQEPVHADVVHAGDPPFSMLVPTWILAGLCLAMGLAGKVPLTFIAPAVGRLLGSAGG
- a CDS encoding monovalent cation/H+ antiporter subunit D family protein; translated protein: METVDVRVVLAPAISFTCAGLVFLMGRSVFWRRFWSLGAATLKLAVVMSMLPGALAGKTFVWDLIEFTPGIGIAFRADALGMFFATVSSALWLVTTVYAIGYMEPEQAKVRFFGFFALCVSTTVGVAFAENLLTLFVFYETLTICTYPLVIHEETPEALRAGRKYLAYTLSGGACILLGSALTYQVAGTLTLSRSGILPASADPRTLAVLFATLIVGFGVKAAIMPLHGWLPTAMVAPTPVSALLHAVAVVKVGAFGILRVVYNVFGIELLRSLGFTVPLAYLAAFTIVVASVVALFQDNLKRRLAYSTVSQLSYIVLGASLLAPSAACAAVAHIANQAFAKITMFFVAGAIQRTTGKTQVHELAGIGHEMPLTMAAFTAASLSFIGVPLFAGFITKWYLSLGALESGMWWFAIVMLASSLLNAAYWLPIVYLAFFKGSPERRPEVREARPLLLVPTLVCAVWVIVLGTTSDVPGMPFALARAAVEFVFKM